ctgtttagtgtctttaaatatcaactGTATTTGTAGGAGGCTAGCGAGCTAttacacctgtttcgagccgagtacacaTACAGCAGACTCgacattcactaaacatgcatgctgaaattgacatggttgttCTTGttacacaatcatacacattcaagttttgaaatcgataGTTGTCATCGTAGAAAAGACTGCTGTTCGACATGTCTTTATGTTATAAGAAAATTGGTGTGATTCTTATTGCTCTAAAGATACGGTTGAAAACAAATAGAACGTATAAAAGTAATAGTTAATTCTCAATTGATACATCATTGGAATGCAACTGCAATACATATTTTTGAGGTCACGCAGGTTCAtacaatactcagtccggcagtgggcAGAGCTTTTAAGGAGGCTTGCGgggtataaaaaaatcatgcaaaaatttaacatttttttttcattacaaattttgtttatcacactattagttattactttataatatggtacaaaaattacCCAGACAAATCGATTTGGTTTAGCCTCAGATGACTTTACAAacttttatatcattgaaaaagctccaaattatctccctttggtgcaaacatttcattttttgacTATCTTTTTTAAGCTTCTGACTCACAAGCACATAAAGAATGTGAAGCGGTTAATCgtgtatacaatgtataagcGTAAAGATTTCATAACAACACAAACATAGAAGCATTCAAACGACCATAAACCGgtaataaaagaacaaacagGATTTTATGCTctttggtggggttcttgtGTCTGTGACACATTTCCCGTTTGTAGTGACAATTTTTAAAGTTCTAAAAGATTGAAAATTCATTTAGGGACATAAAGCCAcagcaaaaaaagaaaaacgagAAGACAGGGGAATGCAAAATAGACCCTTTCttacaatgaaaatataaaaacctATTTCAACTAAAACATAATCCATTTAACCTTTTGATTTAGTTTAATGAAGTTTTTAAGCAGTCGGAAAATGcataacatgaaaaaaatattatataaacataaaagatTGTGTCGTAATTGAGACTCTTATGCTTGATATCGTTACCATGCATATTCGCAAACCTTTTCGTGTCgagtaaatgatttaaaagCTTGACGTAAGGGTATAAACGGTCAATCATTGTCATATCAtttcttattattttctatgtaatCAAAGGTAAACTCGTGTACATTCTAATACCTCTATTATATAAACAATGCAGCTGCAGaataaataatcattgatatgcAAATACCCTTAAGGACCAATAGTATctaataaatatagattcttacacttgttgcagtgtaagaatctgtttctctaatgccttttatcgttctttttcaaagattttcagaaaattgtgctctttacatgcgacgtcatcaggcaaggTCGCCTTTTTCCATGACGTCACAATcggaaaattgagaagaaaacaaaacattttgacgtcataatcaaatttcgactaatcatttgccgagaacagatttttcactagtgaggagaaatatttttctcacaccggtcaggaaatgtgaaaatagcacaaaaattagagaaaagaTAATCCACAATACATATCAACATAAACAGAGTACAGAATGTTAGAAATTGATtgtgtttgttttcaatttggcattttttgttaaaaacatgGACATCCCAAATATAATATAACCTGCTACATAGTTGACCAAGTGATCAGTATCCTGGAGTTTTCTGCTGGACAATTAAGGCATCTTCAGCAAGTCATCGGCATTGCTATGGGAATCAACATCGCGTCTCTCATTACCGacatttttgaaatgattttatatattatcgctattttgtgcatttttcttttgatcttttttgtgataattttcacatcatgcttctcgcttgagatggaaaaattatcactagaaacaaaggaggccacgtggcgttgctaacgaaattgacatgaaattgacaacgtcggtataggtaaaatagcgataaatagattatcattgttcatctcaactcgattgcttttctcactttcgctgtaccagctgaagcgagaaaatcaatctcgttgagatgatcaacgaaaATCTATAATTATTACATTTAGACACTTGTAGAACACAAAGAAGCTAAATCTTTTAATGTcacataataatataatttaattttggatgtaacgcgtcgtctgattggctgacgtaattttgttatgagcccatatacataatttagtcatgtgaccgtgacgtcaccaacgtttttttcattgctttctacggttaaaaatggaatttagaatttaattattagaaattactgtaatattttttctgtctattcgaaataacaaaaaatgtggtgcatacTGTTTAATAAACCGCTGCGCGCGTTAATCAGtgtgcaccaagttttttttatgttaacttctttcttcatagacataaaaactattacagtcattccttaaatgtttatgatagtTTCTCTAttaacaatcatttttttttatgtgctCACATTCATATATCCTTCTTAAATAGACATTATTTTTAGGCATATGCATTTGACTTCTGTAGTCATTTCAATCATAGGGTCTATAAATACATCATTGGCTTTCAAAGACTCGGCTTTATGAGTTCCTGATAGTGGCAAATCAAGAAAAGCGACTTGAATGCAAACAATTTATAACGTGCTGTtaccaatttttgttttcaggGTCAATACTTCGGCTGGCCGACTTCAGTCcacgagagtatcaccagcttAGAAGTCAGTAATTCGAAAAAAGacttgatttataacaaaccttTCTCAAGTTGTCTATtgattcatttttaattaaatttaaggtTTAAACTCAATCAGCAAATATTATCATTAGAAGGAATTGGCCGCGATTCggtcctttttattttattttattaaacagcTCTTCGCTTTGATCGTTCCTGATAaaagtaaatccagaaaaacgTTTCGGAcgaatgaaaattatcacatgtgatgtgttttgaatatCTGTTGGATCCAAACTATTGTCACATTACCCTTTAATGTCTGATTGGGTAATACCACAATTGTTTTTACATGTCAAAACTATAACCAACGGAAGGTGGTTATCTAGCAATACAACCAGGTTTAGTCTACCATTCccttgaaaatgcctgtaccaagtcaagaatatcaCTTCTGTTTTCCAACTGTTTTGTAGGTTGATAAAGACGAGCATTTggtttttgtcagattttatagattatcaataagctaaggtttcaactccctcacaCACCTTCGATGAATTTGACTACTATTTAACAGTCCCTTTTAATCATAAAGCTATTAAATTCTTTCGGGTTTTAAGAACCCCTGGCTTTCAAATATCTGCATGGATTAACTTTACTTTGGAATTCGGAATGTTTATTAATACCTTTTTCGTAATCACAAAGTTTCGGTTTTCATAAAATCTTATTTTCGTACGGTTATCTATGATATGcaacttatatattttacattggGAAATTGAGCAGTCAATGCTCCGAGCTGTTAACACCTTAGTTCTTTTTCTTTATCACCTTTTTGATCTTTGATTACGGGAAGTTTCAGTTATCGCCGTACTGACTCCAGTTTTgatagaaaattaaatttttattagatAAGGCgttgaaattggaaaaaaatttcttacacattatttaaacatatttctgtTTTCATATTGGCGAAGGGAAAAAAGTAATATTGTTTCACCAGGATTTATAAAACTTCAATAAGTATAGAATAGTAATTGACAGTGTTTATTTTGGGACTTTTCATTATCTCAAATGTATGTTAACAAGATAAGATCACAAGTCTTGTTTGAATAATGCAGTACAAAACTTTACTTCGAAATCCCCAGGTACTagtatatcagaaaaaaaaaccgcgATTGACAACTAAAAAAATGTCGCAAATAGATTCAGATTTTCACCACAGAAAATAAAACGGATTGTAATTTTTACTCGTGTCTTCTTCAAAGTTTTCAAGAAAACGCACAGTGTCCCAATGTCCTGCTTTTTTGGCTTCATCTAATGGCGTCTGGCCATTTGAATCACATACAGTAAAGTGTGCTTTCTTTACTGCCAACGATTCGACAATAGCAAGACAACCGACTTTACAAGCAAAGTGTAATGGTATTTTACCGTCATTGTCAGGGTGAGAAAGATCTCCTTTATAGTCTATTAGAAGTGAAACTAAATCTCGTACACTTTGAATTTCTATTTCAGTTGGTGGAAGACTCAACCCGTTGCAAACAGCATGAAACGCAGACCGTTTGTTGTTATCTACTAAATGCATGTTGGCATTAtgtaacaataaaattttaacaatatcTATATGTCTCATTTCACATGCCAAATATAATGGTGATTGTCCGTTGTTGTCACACATATTAACATCAACATTTCGTTCAACAAGCATGTTAACCAGAGGTAAATGACCACCTTCAGTTGCAATGTGGAGTGGTGTTTGTTGACAGTTATTTCTTATGTTCAGGTCTACGTTTTGATCGacaagtatttttaaaacacattCAAACTCATCTGCTATGTATATCGAAAGTTCTTCAAATTCAAACTTTGAGGTCGAAGATAATTTGCATGGTAATTTACGCTTCAGATTACCCGAGGGCCATTTCTTTTGCACTTTACCTCTGTTTTTACACGTTACATGCAGTGCCGAGTTTCCATCATTGTcgcattttaaaaagttggcaTTTATTTGaagcaaaatatttaatattctaCTATTTCCTCCAGCACATGTCTTATACACGATAGACTGACCTTTCATGTCACATAGTGATATATCTGCACCTTCATTTAGAAGAATCTTTACAATATCAATAGGACCATATTCACAAGCTGTATGTAAAGGTGTTTCTCCATGTTTATTACGTTTATTTACGTCTGCTTTTTTATGGCGCAAAATCTCGATGACAGATTTGTGTGCTTCGATATCAGTATCGGTTGGACGCTGCCAAGGATTGCCAAAGAACCATCCAACATCTTTTTTCCTGCTTCCATAACCCTTACATGCTGAATGAAATGCAGTCTTTCCATCATTATCTAACTGtgatatatttgttatactGTTGAGTAACAATGTCACGACATCTGTGTGTTCTCGTTGACATGCAAGATCAAGTGGAGTATTTCCGTCGTTGTCGCACACGGTTATATCTGCTTTAATTTCTACCAACACTTTGACAACATCGTAATCACCACTTTCGCAAGCAATATGTAACGGCGTTTGTCCTTTATAGTTACATAATGAAACGTCAGCTTTGTATTCTAATAACAACCGAACGATAGATTGATGAATACCATGAGTGTCGTAACAGACATTTTTTGGAAAAGGTGAACTAAATTTGGAAACACCAACTTCAAAAGATTTCCCATTATTGTCAcataatgaaatttttacatctGTGTTTCTTTGAAAAACCACATCTCTCCATGTGCATGCAAGGTGCAAAGATGTATTACCTTGTACAGCTGTTTGATGGTTTACACCAACACCTCTTTTCAGTAATAGCCTAACTATATCATCAGAATTTCCAAGAGAAGCGAAATGAAGTGGAGTAAATCCATTATTGTCAGTTAaagatatttctaattttttatcTAGAAGGAGGTTTATAACGCACAAATGATCatcttttgtttcaatattaGAACAAGCGGCATGAAGAAGTGACTGACCccttttgttaaaatgaaataaagtgatATTGTGCTGAATTAAGAACTGTACTATATCGATATTTCCACCTTGACAAGCTGCGTACAATGGGGAATATCCATTCTTGTCACAAAAAGCAGCATTGGTCTCACTTTTTACTAAAACCTTCACTATATCAATATGACCTACATGTGAAGCTACACATAACGAAGACCATTTATCAAAATGTGATATATTAATTTGACTGTTTAATAAAGTTTCTACTACATTTAGATGTCCATTCCCTGAGGCTAAATGTAAAGGGGATAATTCATCGACATATAAAGAAATGGTGGTTTCGTTCTGAAGTAAACTATTTACTATGGTTATATATCCATTTTCACATGCCACAGCAAATGCTGATGATGTTATGTTTGCATTATTAACCAGCAATAATTTCACAGTATCTGTATGTCCATTTTGACAAGAAAGAAACAATGGCGCACCATCATTGTGATTTATATCTGATTTCTTCTCTAATAAAAGTTGTACAATATCTGTATACCCACCTTCGCATGCTACATCCAAAGGTGTGCAATCATCATCAAAATATTCGCATTCATTGACATCTGCATCTTTTTGTAAAAGCAAACGAACTATGTTTAAATGCCCTCCTTTACACGCATTTATCAGCGGCGTTccgttaaaaaaagaaatctcaCTGACATCaatttcattggcaatcagcAATTTCACAATTTCCGTATATCCGTGTGCACATGCGATATTCAATggaaaataatcaattaaacCATGTGCTGATACAATACAACtgttatttattaataatgttACCACGTTGGTGAATCCTAGTTCACAAGCAATATATAATGGTGACCTGTCGTtgctatcaaataaatttacattACAACCTATTTTTATAAGGAATTCAATAATATCTTCATAACCCTCCCGAATGGATTCAATCAGAGAAGTTGATATCTGCGTTTCCTTTTCCATACCGATATAATAGTTATCATAATCTTCATCATCATCTTCATTACCAATACTTATaataatgccactttcatcgaGCTGATTGAATATAGGTGTAGTTTCTTTCATATTTCTCTCGACAAACTTAATAAGTTTCATTCTAAAAGACTCATATACTAATTGTTTATTATGTAGTGTGCTGTTAACATTTTCCATTTTCAAATCTCCTAAAAGTCTGAGAAAATAAGACTCCTCCATGTCCTCGGAAATTATTACTAGGCTGTACTTATTTGTAGCCCCTTCTGACTccaatatatatctatcaccgaTAAATGACACAGATGCATATTTGATAAAgcattctttaaaatgttgtccAAAAACAATAACTGCAGTCTCATAAATTTTGTCATGATAAAATTCATAACTCGTGCCTCTATTTCTGAGATATGTTCCTTTCAGACTACAAAAAGCATCAATTAAAGAGCGTCTACGTATCTCTTTGTCTAACTTGATATCAAATTCTTCTCCAATTCCTTTAATTTTAGTTTGAATGTCATTTGAGACTAATTTAAACTTCAGCCATTGTTCATCGAACCCCTCttcaaatattaaacataacACGAGAGCACACTGTTTGAacttgttttctgtttgaagGATTTCTTCTAAATCAGCCCTTATTGTAGCTATAGGTGCTAAAAAAAGATTTCTTAATTCTTCTGACGATCTATTGGTTGAAAGTCTACAAAGCAAAGGGAAAAAATTAAACTCATTCAGAATGTCATCGACTTCTTTAATCCTATCGTTGGATAGGTACTGCTTTATCATCAACAGTCTCTCTTCAGGGAGGAGACACAGAGGGTCAGACAATATATTACATTCATGCTTAGTAAAACAACACAGTCGCTGGAACCGTTTGTCTTTGAATACCTCTAGTCTACACGAAATTAACAGTTTAGCAAATTTAGTTTTTTCTGTTCGTACTGTCGTATTCTGGGATTCGATACCATTGTCTTTGAATATAGCTTCAACCTGACCTGCTAAATCCTTCCAtgtttgtacaatttggagATTAACACTTTGTTTCCCACAAATGTCATCGATTACAAAAACTTGATTTCGGTTTTTATTACGATCATTTATGATATCAGCAGGTGCCGTTACAAATGATGAGGGTATAAATTCATATTCGTCTGTACTGTGTAAATGTAAAGCAACatgatgaattaaaaaagatttaCCAGAACCTGAACTTCCTGTTACAACTGCAATGTTGGATAGGCAGATTTTGAATATTACATGTTCAGTTGCTCTTGtaacaaaaaactttttatCATCTTCTTGCCATTTTTGTATACTATCTTCATGTTGtgctaaaatgaaaataacgtttttctatttattaaagATGCCAAATTTGCCAAAACATAAATGCATTCAATACGTGTTTCGGTAATAATTTAAATCAGATTAATCAAAAGTTTGGAATCCAAGTTATGtagagattaatacatggccttttccatatcagcctgggtatcatcccgagaccccCATATCAGCCAGAGACGGAGTCTATGCGCTGATATGGGTCGAGAGATGATAaccaggctgatatggaaaaggccatgtatcaatcgctttatcatatacttccgataatagttttatgtaaagcaaataaacaaatgcaacaactaaaacagtcaaaaactttataaaaaagttaagttatgaatcaaatatactATAATTGTCCAACAACAGCATCACTAcctcaatacatgtatatatatatggtaacATTTCCTATAGAGGCATTTTGACACATTGCATATTTGGAAGAGTactaaactataatcctggtactttgataactattatgatcATTATTACTCAAGGTTTGTTGTACTataaaatgattcataattTCCAATGGCATTTGTTAGC
This is a stretch of genomic DNA from Mytilus trossulus isolate FHL-02 chromosome 6, PNRI_Mtr1.1.1.hap1, whole genome shotgun sequence. It encodes these proteins:
- the LOC134722964 gene encoding uncharacterized protein LOC134722964, with protein sequence MADDTELIPIQQSIPSDLQDKVTAISDICFKTAGIPDALDDNKKRWLVVGICLHSVISPTLRTFITPVLDTLYNSLVVSDNIDKQTYSTHLKKYIPTQTNLNYEAINTNNTKLVRKVKQYMQYDYRVYNAVDLSKLFVQTFMAHYTAIDDSCDSSALLGIIINISPSLQSTAKKVRSFIRNPWAHCDFTEWNPMKFSDCFKLMEQIIKDLKINATDEVSILKDLSKWENCGISLLSGTPLGLELVNEIREQTRDLAEYAQTVASSTDDNFEKIRKELVEITITFDDRINYIERGLKMKIEDDKMMQDRLLCQEEKNTFLENELQRRDQETIPKHKRAQHEDSIQKWQEDDKKFFVTRATEHVIFKICLSNIAVVTGSSGSGKSFLIHHVALHLHSTDEYEFIPSSFVTAPADIINDRNKNRNQVFVIDDICGKQSVNLQIVQTWKDLAGQVEAIFKDNGIESQNTTVRTEKTKFAKLLISCRLEVFKDKRFQRLCCFTKHECNILSDPLCLLPEERLLMIKQYLSNDRIKEVDDILNEFNFFPLLCRLSTNRSSEELRNLFLAPIATIRADLEEILQTENKFKQCALVLCLIFEEGFDEQWLKFKLVSNDIQTKIKGIGEEFDIKLDKEIRRRSLIDAFCSLKGTYLRNRGTSYEFYHDKIYETAVIVFGQHFKECFIKYASVSFIGDRYILESEGATNKYSLVIISEDMEESYFLRLLGDLKMENVNSTLHNKQLVYESFRMKLIKFVERNMKETTPIFNQLDESGIIISIGNEDDDEDYDNYYIGMEKETQISTSLIESIREGYEDIIEFLIKIGCNVNLFDSNDRSPLYIACELGFTNVVTLLINNSCIVSAHGLIDYFPLNIACAHGYTEIVKLLIANEIDVSEISFFNGTPLINACKGGHLNIVRLLLQKDADVNECEYFDDDCTPLDVACEGGYTDIVQLLLEKKSDINHNDGAPLFLSCQNGHTDTVKLLLVNNANITSSAFAVACENGYITIVNSLLQNETTISLYVDELSPLHLASGNGHLNVVETLLNSQINISHFDKWSSLCVASHVGHIDIVKVLVKSETNAAFCDKNGYSPLYAACQGGNIDIVQFLIQHNITLFHFNKRGQSLLHAACSNIETKDDHLCVINLLLDKKLEISLTDNNGFTPLHFASLGNSDDIVRLLLKRGVGVNHQTAVQGNTSLHLACTWRDVVFQRNTDVKISLCDNNGKSFEVGVSKFSSPFPKNVCYDTHGIHQSIVRLLLEYKADVSLCNYKGQTPLHIACESGDYDVVKVLVEIKADITVCDNDGNTPLDLACQREHTDVVTLLLNSITNISQLDNDGKTAFHSACKGYGSRKKDVGWFFGNPWQRPTDTDIEAHKSVIEILRHKKADVNKRNKHGETPLHTACEYGPIDIVKILLNEGADISLCDMKGQSIVYKTCAGGNSRILNILLQINANFLKCDNDGNSALHVTCKNRGKVQKKWPSGNLKRKLPCKLSSTSKFEFEELSIYIADEFECVLKILVDQNVDLNIRNNCQQTPLHIATEGGHLPLVNMLVERNVDVNMCDNNGQSPLYLACEMRHIDIVKILLLHNANMHLVDNNKRSAFHAVCNGLSLPPTEIEIQSVRDLVSLLIDYKGDLSHPDNDGKIPLHFACKVGCLAIVESLAVKKAHFTVCDSNGQTPLDEAKKAGHWDTVRFLENFEEDTSKNYNPFYFLW